A stretch of Pristiophorus japonicus isolate sPriJap1 chromosome 10, sPriJap1.hap1, whole genome shotgun sequence DNA encodes these proteins:
- the coa4 gene encoding cytochrome c oxidase assembly factor 4 homolog, mitochondrial, producing the protein MSAPASQGHDRSKRPAAGEEEEDPVDQMISRTGCAGFHRAVQDCMAEFQDWRHCQQPVSDFKQCMAEYQRVRAGQAARHKPSPSGS; encoded by the coding sequence ATGTCTGCTCCTGCCTCCCAAGGCCACGACCGGAGCAAAAGGCCGGCGgcgggcgaggaggaggaggacccggTGGATCAGATGATTTCCAGGACCGGCTGTGCCGGCTTCCACCGCGCGGTCCAGGACTGCATGGCGGAGTTCCAGGACTGGCGACACTGCCAGCAGCCCGTGAGCGACTTCAAGCAGTGCATGGCGGAGTACCAGCGAGTGCGAGCTGGGCAGGCGGCCAGGCACAAACCCAGCCCGTCCGGGAGCTGA